One Solea senegalensis isolate Sse05_10M linkage group LG3, IFAPA_SoseM_1, whole genome shotgun sequence genomic window carries:
- the LOC122767282 gene encoding beta-2-microglobulin-like has product MRGFICVVLLALIGASLAKISSPTVQVYSHKKEEDGKPNTLICHVTNFYPPVITIELLKNGKPMAMVKEKDLAFEENWYYHLTKFANFTPEKGAKYTCSVTHNEKTIEHIWESDL; this is encoded by the exons ATGAGAGGATTTATCTGCGTTGTTCTTCTGGCTCTAATCGGCGCTTCACTGGCGAAAATCT CTTCACCCACGGTTCAGGTGTATAGCCATAAGAAAGAAGAGGATGGCAAGCCCAACACCTTGATCTGTCACGTGACCAATTTCTACCCACCAGTGATCACCATCGAGCTGTTGAAGAATGGCAAGCCAATGGCCATGGTTAAAGAGAAAGACCTGGCATTTGAGGAAAACTGGTATTACCACCTGACCAAATTTGCGAACTTCACCCCGGAAAAAGGCGCAAAATACACTTGCAGCGTAACCCACAACGAGAAAACGATCGAGCACATTTGGG AATCAGATCTTTAA
- the tmbim4 gene encoding protein lifeguard 4 produces the protein MSTDKYPRSSIEDDFNYGTNVATASVQIRMDFLRKVYSLLSLQIILTTATSALFMFSQTIREFVHASPVVVLVPAVGSLILLVALAVYRHQHPVNLYLLLVFTLLEAVSVATAVTFYDYSTVLQALFLTCAVFAGLTAFTFQSKRDFSRLGVGLFACLWILIIASFMRFFFNSDATELVMSAAGALVFCGFIIYDTHLLMKQLSPEEHILASINLYLDIVNLFLHILRILDSLKKH, from the exons ATGAGTACGGACAAATATCCCAGGTCGTCAATTGAAGACGACTTTAACTATGGCACTAATGTTGCTACAGCCAGTGTTCAGATACGAATGG ACTTCCTGAGAAAGGTGTACAGCCTCCTCAGCCTGCAGATCATTCTGACTACAGCTACCTCTGCTCTCTTCATGTTCTCTCAAACCATCAGGGAGTTTGTCCACGCCAG TCCCGTGGTGGTTTTGGTCCCAGCAGTGGGTTCACTGATTCTTCTTGTGGCCTTGGCTGTGTATAGACACCAACATCCAGTCAACCTCTACCTGCTGCTTGTATTT actCTGTTGGAGGCGGTTTCTGTGGCCACTGCTG TGACCTTCTATGACTACTCCACTGTACTGCAAGCCTTGTTCCTGACCTGTGCTGTCTTTGCTGGACTGACGGCCTTCACCTTCCAGTCCAAAAGAGACTTTAGCCGATTGGGAGTAGG TCTATTCGCCTGCCTCTGGATCCTCATCATCGCAAGCTTCATGAGG TTCTTCTTCAACAGTGACGCCACAGAGCTGGTCATGTCTGCCGCCGGAGCTCTGGTCTTCTGTGGCTTCATCATCTATGACACGCACCTGCTGATGAAGCAGCTGTCCCCCGAGGAGCACATCCTGGCCTCCATCAACCTCTACCTGGACATTGTCAACCTCTTCCTGCACATCCTGCGTATCCTTGACTCTCTGAAGAAGCACTGA
- the LOC122767166 gene encoding beta-2-microglobulin-like: MKLLLCFAALAAVYCSVESKFNPPKVQVYSEKPGKYGDDNMLICHVSDFHPPDISIQLLKNGQVIPNAEQTDLAFNGNWHFHLTQNVAFKPQEGEMYLCRITHNSKMTDFAWESNM, from the exons ATGAAGCTACTTCTGTGTTTTGCAGCGCTGGCTGCTGTTTACTGCTCAGTGGAGTCCAAATTCA ATCCTCCCAAAGTCCAGGTGTACAGCGAAAAACCAGGAAAGTACGGGGATGACAACATGCTCATCTGCCACGTGAGCGACTTCCACCCCCCTGACATCAGCATCCAGCTTCTGAAGAACGGACAAGTGATCCCCAATGCCGAGCAGACCGACCTGGCCTTCAACGGGAACTGGCACTTCCATCTGACACAGAACGTGGCCTTCAAACCACAGGAGGGAGAGATGTACCTCTGTCGCATCACTCACAACTCCAAAATGACCGATTTTGCCTGGG agtcAAACATGTAA